The following are encoded together in the Drosophila sechellia strain sech25 chromosome 3R, ASM438219v1, whole genome shotgun sequence genome:
- the LOC6619271 gene encoding trimethyllysine dioxygenase, mitochondrial, which translates to MLLLKHPKTSQLIEINEFWLRDHCRCGECLNFETNQRRYDVLDLPADVMPLDVKYEGLNLQVHWSDAHQSNYDLDFIFNSQLERLIDRRSKSTNLTPWNRSIILQNERHLRFPLPQLVSSDNEVRSLVESLVRYGIVFIDDVAPTANMTELALRRVFPLMKTFFGEMWTFSDNPDHADTAYTKLYLGSHTDNTYFCDAAGLQALHCIEHSGSGGENFFVDGLHVVHELKRRYPAAYDVLCRVQVPGEYIEKGEQHYHTAPIIQVNPLTQEFVQLRLNVYDRAVFNTIPQAEMAEFYDSLRQLLLIVKDNQEQWALKLLPGSIVLFDNWRVLHGREAYTGSRTMSGSYVQRTDFLSKARVLGIID; encoded by the exons ATGTTGCTTTTGAAGCACCCAAAAACCAGCCAATTAATAGAAATCAATGAGTTTTGGCTCCGTGATCATTGTCGATGTGGGGAGTGTCTAAATTTTGAAACAAATCAAAGGCGTTACGATGTTTTAGATCTACCAGCTGATGTGATGCCACTAGATGTCAAATACGAAGGGTTGAATCTACAAGTGCATT GGAGTGATGCTCACCAGTCGAACTATGACCTGGACTTTATCTTCAACTCACAGCTGGAGAGGTTGATTGATCGGCGATCAAAGTCCACTAATCTGACACCCTGGAATCGTAGCATTATCTTGCAAAACGAACGGCACTTACGATTCCCATTGCCCCAGCTGGTTTCCAGTGATAACGAAGTCAGATCACTGGTTGAATCTCTCGTCCGTTACGGCATTGTCTTTATCGATGACGTGGCTCCCACCGCGAATATGACTGAATTGGCTCTGCGACGAGTTTTCCCCCTTATGAAAACGTTCTTTGGCGAAATGTGGACTTTTAGCGATAACCCCGATCACGCTGACACCGCTTACACCAAACTTTACCTGGGTTCCCATACGGATAATACCTACTTCTGCGATGCAGCCGGACTACAGGCTCTACATTGCATTGAGCACTCGGGATCGGGTGGCGAAAATTTCTTTGTTGATGGTCTGCATGTGGTTCACGAACTGAAACGCCGGTATCCCGCCGCTTATGATGTACTGTGCAGGGTCCAAGTTCCTGGGGAGTATATCGAAAAAGGGGAGCAGCACTACCACACTGCCCCCATTATACAGGTGAATCCACTGACTCAGGAATTTGTTCAACTCAGACTTAACGTATACGATCGCGCCGTTTTTAATACCATTCCTCAAGCCGAGATGGCCGAGTTCTACGACAGTCTTCGCCAGCTTTTGCTAATCGTTAAGGATAATCAAGAGCAGTGGGCTCTCAAGCTATTACCCGGCAGCATTGTTCTTTTCGATAACTGGAGAGTGCTCCATGGTCGAGAGGCATACACAGGAAGTCGTACCATGTCCGGTTCCTATGTGCAGCGAACAGATTTTCTCAGCAAGGCTCGAGTTCTGGGAATTATTGACTGA
- the LOC6619270 gene encoding eukaryotic translation initiation factor 3 subunit G-2, whose amino-acid sequence MKSFVTSWADEVDADYVDGLPPSNEYIKGDYKYVTEYKFNDDGKKVKVVRTFKIEKQIVPKAVARRRNWVKFGDSRSDKPGPNSQTTMASEEILMQFIGSKEFDQTHETQLDPGKNIAKCRICNGEHWSVNCPYKGTSMDSKTVMETKANAAAAAAISDPSKTGKYVPPFMKDGGGISGSKNWGRGRDRDDSSAVRISNLSESMTETDLEELVKKIGPHTKMYLAREKNSGLCKGFAYVHFKFRQDAAAAIEVLNGHGYDHLILCVEWSKPQP is encoded by the coding sequence ATGAAGTCTTTTGTTACTTCCTGGGCCGATGAGGTGGATGCAGACTATGTGGATGGACTGCCGCCTTCTAATGAGTACATTAAGGGCGACTACAAGTACGTGACGGAGTATAAGTTCAACGATGATGGCAAGAAGGTGAAAGTGGTGCGCACCTTCAAGATCGAGAAGCAGATTGTTCCAAAGGCTGTGGCTCGTCGTCGCAACTGGGTAAAGTTTGGCGATTCGCGATCGGACAAGCCCGGACCCAATTCCCAGACGACCATGGCCTCCGAGGAGATCCTTATGCAGTTCATCGGCTCCAAAGAGTTCGACCAGACCCACGAAACCCAACTTGATCCCGGCAAGAACATCGCGAAGTGCCGCATTTGCAATGGCGAGCACTGGAGTGTCAATTGTCCATACAAGGGCACCTCGATGGATAGCAAGACCGTGATGGAAACCAAGGCCAAtgccgctgcagctgccgcTATAAGTGATCCCAGCAAGACCGGAAAATATGTACCACCTTTCATGAAGGACGGCGGAGGCATATCTGGCAGCAAAAATTGGGGACGGGGACGCGATCGGGACGATTCGTCGGCAGTTCGCATCTCAAACTTATCCGAATCCATGACCGAGACTGATCTCGAGGAGCTGGTGAAGAAAATCGGACCCCACACCAAGATGTATTTGGCGCGCGAAAAGAACAGCGGCCTCTGCAAGGGATTTGCCTATGTGCACTTCAAGTTCCGCCAGGATGCAGCTGCCGCCATTGAGGTCCTTAATGGCCACGGCTACGACCACTTGATCCTCTGCGTCGAGTGGTCCAAGCCTCAGCCGTAA